From Solanum lycopersicum chromosome 4, SLM_r2.1:
ATATACTCAAACACAAAACCTTTTATGATGAAGGACTGCGTACTACTTAACCACGACTTTATTGGTgagtaatatatttatgtatattactACACATTGTATTACTTCTAAATTCTatcgtaaatatttttttaaaaaaaaaaacttaaaaacatgATCAAACTTctacaagaaaaaaatgaaaatatctccaaatataaaaaggaaatgtAACGGCtaagatatataataaaaaatatccaaCTAAAATCTAATCCTTGTTGCATGTACACCATGAaagatgaataaataaataaattatgctaCTAGTAAACAAAATACTATGAATATTTAATGGAAGCATTCCACGTTCccataaaatattaaatcaacaaggcataaattttaaatctcaCACCAATTTTTTcgaaaattaatatgaaaatttatagaaaaataaattttgtgtaaattttcatattaatttctAGAAAAAACTTCAtgtaattcataaatttttttatagtatAATAATTTTAGATTGAGATATTCTTATCGCATCTTGATAACCAAATGATTTATCATGTTGTGATAAAATGGTATAAACAATGCATAATCATGTTAGTTAGTGTttaacaatatattttgaattgaatttcaaaatttaatctgttattatttaattgatcaCGAAATTTGActtcaaacatttttaaaatttttaaaatcgaTTTGTTCACTAACcagttttttaattaaaaaaattcaacaaattctaaaaaatacttttcaacttccaacctcaaaaatttaaatttcaagtttcaacttcaaaatttatgatcCAATAGAAACTTAATTACATCCTAACACTCTGTTTAAGTGTTTGTTATGTATTGTTTTATAACTTGACATATTATATTCTACTACCTTCGTctctaattatttgtttattttttcttttatagttgtccctaattacttgtctattttgataaatcaagaacggataatttttttacctattatatacaaaattaaatgactaattactttaaaaaatataattttttttatccatttcataattaataggggtaaaatgataaattcactatgtgattaattattctctcaatAAGTGTGACAATTCAAAAGTGAACAAGTAAAAAGGGAGAGTGagtattattttaatgaatacaaTATTTACGTTATATCGTTCTTCATCGTTATATaatatcacatattcataatttaaatgataaatctgtaaaaaaagaaaataatagggTATAAAATAAAGCtatcatgaaaaaaataaaacaaataataaaatatagacTAAAAAGTAAGTAGGAAAAAAGAGTGAAGAAAAtactaagggcccgtttggccataaattttgcaagtaaAACTTGGGAAAAAACTTGACAAATTTTGTTTGTCCatacacttttttattatttggcaaatttttcaaattcccaaatactagaaaaaactagtatttggccaaatttcattatttggaaagttttagaaattcaatttttacccttaactttttattttacaaaaataatatatttattgacaccaaccaataattttttacgtgaacaccaaagtagtgatggaatattcaatgaatatgaaaatgatgatatggttgttgatgaaagtGAGGAACTATTGGCTCAGGGTAAGAACATAACTTCATCTTCTCGATCATCTGATTCGGAAATGCAAGCTCATTGAGAAGAGATTGTTCATAAAATGTGggaagattatattaaagaataggtTGAATTCTTTCATATGAGAAAGCATAGGTTCTTCAGggattgcaatatttatttccttttgttttcttctcttttttttccgaatttatattagttgtattttcattattatgatttgtaccaagaccttttcattgTGCGAATATTTACTGTAATGGTTCTTGCTGATTTGTTGCGGAAGTCATAAATCTTGTTACGTGAGATTTCTATTGTGctatgtaatacaaatttatggttagtttgatagttttaaaaacttatgggcataaatcatatttcttaaaaaaatgaaatatgtttctcaaattctatggccaaacacatggtaaaatttcacccaaattttcatccaaatagtatttgccaaaaatatttgaatatctatggccaaacgctagctaagTATCAATGTAATTAATTACACCAAATCAATCATTACACAATATGAATCTTTTTATCGCTATCTAACCATAGTTTTAGCCGAACGAAACAATAGAATTTatagaataaataataaaacgTAAAGATTAAcaaaaaagtaagaaagaaatacTAAGATAACGACGTTGATTACATCAAATAATCGTTATACCAAATGAATCTTTTCATCATTATCTAATCATAATTTTAACCGACACgacataatataatttaaagtaacaatcaaataaataacaattatcgaaataaagtataatataaatatcaaatatcgaTGAAAATAGAATAGTAGTAATAACAAATACAGAGCATTTCAAGCTGTTGAAGCAATCACTGCTCACTCCCTCCTTCTTCCACACacagagaaagagagagagagagaaccaACCACCATTGAAACCCGAGCTAAATGCCCATAGATCCGTTTACATTGCTTGTATTTTGACCCGACCCATTAACCCAAATACCCTCGTtcactcttcttcttcctcactACTCTCCATTTCTCACTTTTGGTTAGAAACAGAGTAAAAGAATcagtttttctctttttggttgCTGTTGTTTATTGTCCTTCTAGTACTTTCCTTCGTACCCACTTCTTCTAAATTCTACTTTTTGTTTCACTTCTTGAAGTAAAAGGCAAAAAAGTAGCAAAAAGCAACAAAAACTAAGTGTAAAGTTGTAGTCTTTGTAGTAGGTACTCTAGTGGGTGTGGTGAGAATTGAGGTTCTTGGTGTTTGGGAACTTCAGATCTGATGGGAAGAACAAGTGTTGCTGATGATTTCATGGTCATTTCTTTTACTGACGTTGACTTCAAGGAGTGAAGAGAAAAGTATAAACTAGTCTTTTTTTGAAGCTTTGAGGGACAAATTCTTTAAAAGGGTACTGATATAATCATTCAACAGTAGTAAAAATGATGGCTTTTGGAAGTCCTACGAGTAATGCTCATAGTACAAGCTCTACTTGCCACTCTTTACTTAGAGAACTGCAGGtctcttttctttctcctcTTACTCTCTGTTTTACTACTTTTTACTGTACATGGTTTCTTGAAATCCATTTGATCAAATGTTCTGTCTGTGGGGAATTTAGTTACTTGTATATAGTTCttgagtttttgtttttttcttggtGCTTATGAAAAAAGGGTGTTTTGTTTTTCttggtttttttgttttttaggaaAAAGATGGAGACTTTTACTTGATTTGAGGTGGGGTTTGGGTTAGTATGGTGAAATGCTTCTTAAAGCATAGAGACTATTTATTGTGCAGTTTATTTATGGCTTGGTAGTTATAACTTATAATGTCTGTTCAATTAAGTTGAAGTAGTTGTTTCTGCTGTTGGGTTTTTAAGTTAGTTGAAGTCTAATTAATGGTTTATGTAAAACAACTGTTTGTTTTTGGATTATGAAATCCAAGTTTGCTTATATGATTTATTCTGGGATTTCCTTTGTTTTTGTCTTTCTCATGGCTTCAACAAATGCTTGATTCAAGTTTGATTTTGTAGTTGGAATTTTACAAACATTAGTGAAAAAGATAACTTTTTGTGTCCAAGATTTCCTGTAGTTCCTTTATAGAATTTCTAGGTGAATATGATGGGAGTTCCTATAGGGATTTCTTTCTTCTGGGTGATTAAGTTGGCACCTGGGAGGGAATAATAGTAGTTAGTTTTTGCTGTTTCTCATGTATGTGAGAGACTGCAGTATTGGTCCCTGATTTTTGTAATGTGTATTGAGTCTGGTTGGTGGTGATGTCCAGCAAATATGGACTGATATTGGAGAGAGTGAAGTTGATAAAGACCGTATGCTGTTGGAGCTGGAAAGAGAGTGTATGGAAGTCTATCGAAGAAAAGTTGAAGAAGCTGCCAATGCAAAATCACGTCTTCATCAGTCTGTTGCAGCTAAAGAAGCTGAACTTGCAACCTTAATGGCTGCTCTTGGTGAACACAACATTAATTCACCGGTAAGGAACACTTCCCTACATGTGGAAACTTTTATCATAGTTAATGATTTATCTTTTCCTCTACTCCCCcttgtttatatttttcctttcatatgGTTACTAGTACTGCGTCCCCTTTTTGGTGAAATGGCACTTCTTTGATCACATAGACCAAAAAACTATTAACTGATTGCTTTCCTGGAGCCTTAGCAATGCCTCAACTCGCGCAAAGTGGgtattttgatgttattgttACTTTTCCTCCAAGGCTTACAGCTTAGAGGTTCTTCTAGGCTGTACTGTTGTATCATATCTTAAGCAACTAGCGTGATTCCTATTATCTTCCAAATAAGAGGAATCTCACAAATGGAAGACAGAACTGTCAAGTTCTCTTGGAATAGAAATATATGGATGATCCATCTCATGAATTTTATATCTCATGTGCTCATGATTTATTAGTGTAGCAAGGTGAACTTTATAGATAGTTAATATTTAAAGAATTGAAAGTTTCATATTGTGCTAAAGATATGGAGAAGGAGTATAGTGATCTAGTTGTTTCATTTTTCTTGGATTTGGGGGATCGTGTGGAGTGGCTAATTTAAGAGGTACTCTTGTTGTTTGGACGAATGATTGCTCATATTGTCTAACCCTGTAAAGTCTCCGATTGCAACATTGAGTATCTTCAACATCTAATCTTTTTAGTTGTTTCTGCCTAGAAGATTTACCCTGCGATGTTTGCTCATCTGCTCATCAAATTAAGTTTCGAGCACAGTTTACTGCTTTGTTTCGTATTTGGAAAGAAAGCATATGCACTAATCATCTCTTGAATTTTTGGTGTAATGTGAAGTATGTCTATGATGTATATGTAATTGTGAGTTCATAGACTCCCTGAAGATTCAAGGGAATCAGTATTGTTTTTGCAACACGTATATTGAGCACTTGGTGCAActaattaagtataaataaaTGAGCAACAATTTTGGCCTATTATAGAAAAAGAGAAGGGTTTAGTTTTGGTTTGATTTCAAAGTGAAGACAAggctttgtttttctttgttttctaaaaCCGGAGCTGTTCTGGAACCAAACAACTTCAGTTTTGGTTTTTGAAAAACTTTCTGGAATCTTTTTGAACAACCGATCCATATTTTCGCTTGTTAATTTTGCTTTTCTGGTTACAACAGATACAGTCAGAGAAGATGTCAGCTTCATTGAAGGAGCAGCTTGGGTTAATCATGCCTCTTGTTGATGATTTAAAAGCAAAGAAAGATGAGAGAGTTAAGCAGTTCGCAGATATAAAGACTCAAATTGAGAAAATAACTAGTGAGATTTCAGGGTCTTGTAATATTGTCAATTCTCTTAGCACCTTAAACTTGGAAGAACATGACTTGTCGACGAGAAAGCTCTCTGAATGCCAATCCCATCTACGTGCTCTTCAAAAGGAGAAGGTATGTGTGGACAAAGTTGTATTTCAATTATATCTTGTTTCTTAGTtacttttctcctcttttcaatttttatgcttTTCCTAATTTGTCAGTCCCCAAAGAATGACAGTTTTCTCTATTTAAtgacaatttaactttaaacttCTCATTTTCCCTTAATGAGATGATTTATTTATGGCCACCCAAATATGACTTGTTTTAGACCACGAGTTCCAAAGGTCCTGCTTTCATTCTTTAAACTGGTGTCCCAGTTCAACAccatcacataaattgagatggAGGgggtaatatttttaaataatgcaATAACGATTTTCTTTACTGCTGAAGCATCTTTGAAACATTGTGAGAGACAGGTTTCTTTAAGTTACTTCTTTGCTAGTGTTCACTGGTTTCCCTGGTGGTTATGTATAGACGTTTGTGTATCATTATTCTTGTGATATATACAATTCTGTAAGTTGGCCTTGTCAACTTGGTCCATGGATGTAGCTTAGTTCCCATTTCTCTTCTATCGCATTAGTCCACTTCTATAGGATCCAGTTCATCTACAGCACTCTTAAAAGCTATACAGTATATAACTGAAAATCCTTTTTTGCGTTTATGTGGTTCAGCATGGCATTCTTAATCATCATGAATGGTGCATTTTTGGTTTATCATAAGACGCCTGTCTTTCTTTTAGAAAATTGAATAATGATGATTGCTTCTGCATGCAGTCTGTGCGTGTCCAAAGAGTTCTGGACAGTGTGAATGAGGTTCATACATTGTGCGGTGTACTTGGGCTGGATTTTGGTGAAACTGTAAGCAATGTGCATCCTAGTTTGCACGAGACAAGCATGGGACAGTACACAAACATCAGTGACAGTACATTGGAAGGTCTAGACCAGGCTATCCTTAAACTGAAAACAGAAAGAAAAGTTCGATATCAGAAGGTATTATTTTCCTAGATATGGATGGTACTGTCTTTTCTTTATTTGCTATCTAATCTCATCAATAATGCAGCTAAAGGACGTGGCGGGATCTCTGTTTGAGCTTTGGAAGTTGATGGATACAACGAGAGAAGAAAGGCGTAAGTTATCAAGGATCATTTCCTTTCTTGACATTTCTGAATCAAAAGTTGTTGAACCAGGTGCACTTACATTGGAGGTTATTCAACAGGTGTGCAAACACTTTTTACCTCTTAATTTTTCCCTATTTCTTGCTCTATTCTTTTTTCCCCTTTATATGATTTCCGCAGACAGTTTTGTGGGCTTATTTTTCCAAATTGTAATCATTAATagttcctatatatatatatttgcagaaagatttgatgttatttttgaCATTGCTAGGTATCAGCAGAAGTTGGGAGGCTTACCAAGTTGAAAGCAAGCAGAATGAAAGAGTTGGTGATGAAAAGGAGGGCAGAACTGGAGGATTTGTGCTGTAGAACCCATATACAACCTGATTCAAGTACCGCTGCTGATAAATCCAGTGCAATGATTGACTCTGGTAAGACGTCTGACTTGGATTCGTTAAATGCTTTGTTCATCTGAAATTCAATGCAGAGAAATGAGCTCAATCTCCATTTGAAGGTCTTGTGGACCCTTGTGAGCTCCTGGCAAATATTGAAGCACAAATAAACAAAGTAAAGGATGAAGCTTTAAGCCGAAAAGAAATTATGGATAAGATAGAGCGGTGGCTTTCATCATGTGATGAGGAAAACTGGCTTGAAGATTATAACCTGGTAAGTAAAAACTACTTCCATTCGATTTCCTGTAGCTAATCTCCGTTTCGTACTAACTAATGCTTCTAGTAACTTTAGTTTCTATTGTTGACAAAAACTTTACATCAGCTATAGTTTGATTAGTTTTATATTGTCAGGATCATACACGTTACAGCGGTGGAAGAGGTGCTCATATAAATCTAAAGCGAGCAGAACGAGCAAGAATTACAGTGACTAAGATTCCAGGTATTCTACTCTAGCTTTTTCAGTGGTGTCATTTAAGCTTGAATCATTGACACAAAGTGTACTCAAGGATTTTATGCTCAGGTATGGTTGACAGTTTGGTTAGCCGGACACTAGCTTGGGAAAATGAGAATCAGAAGTTGTTTCTGTACGATGGGGTGAGTTCTTTTGCAGATAAGAAACTTCAGATTTTTTCCTTGTTTCTGCTGTTGGTCAAGTGGATTTGGCTGTACTTGTAGGTGAGATTGGTGTCAATATTGGAGGATTACAA
This genomic window contains:
- the LOC101259830 gene encoding 65-kDa microtubule-associated protein 6, translating into MMAFGSPTSNAHSTSSTCHSLLRELQQIWTDIGESEVDKDRMLLELERECMEVYRRKVEEAANAKSRLHQSVAAKEAELATLMAALGEHNINSPIQSEKMSASLKEQLGLIMPLVDDLKAKKDERVKQFADIKTQIEKITSEISGSCNIVNSLSTLNLEEHDLSTRKLSECQSHLRALQKEKSVRVQRVLDSVNEVHTLCGVLGLDFGETVSNVHPSLHETSMGQYTNISDSTLEGLDQAILKLKTERKVRYQKLKDVAGSLFELWKLMDTTREERRKLSRIISFLDISESKVVEPGALTLEVIQQVSAEVGRLTKLKASRMKELVMKRRAELEDLCCRTHIQPDSSTAADKSSAMIDSGLVDPCELLANIEAQINKVKDEALSRKEIMDKIERWLSSCDEENWLEDYNLDHTRYSGGRGAHINLKRAERARITVTKIPGMVDSLVSRTLAWENENQKLFLYDGVRLVSILEDYKVSRHQKEEDKKRARDQKKLQDMLLAEKESIYGSRPSPRRSSSFRKTNGFHTNGNGSVTPSPRRNSVGCATPELQTPRSYSGRQNTYFKEMRRLSTVPLNFVAMAKEETMSFSSIGGSEPESPPQG